The following are encoded in a window of Sphingobium sp. AP49 genomic DNA:
- a CDS encoding acyl-CoA dehydrogenase family protein, whose translation MSDFDFALGEHADMIRESTARFAADHIAPLAAEIDAKDWFPRDLWPAMGALGLHGITVDEADGGLGLGYLEHVVAQEEVARASASIGLSYGAHSNLCVNQIRRWGNDAQKARYLPKLISGEHVGSLAMSEAGAGSDVVSMKLKAEKKGDRYVLNGTKFWITNATEADTLVVYAKTGEGSKGITTFLIEKGYKGFSIGQKIDKVGMRGSPTAELVFDDCEVPEENIMGPLNGGAGVLMSGLDYERTVLAGIQLGIMQACLDTVLPYVRERRQFGKPIGAFQLMQAKVADMYVALNSARAYVYAVARACDAGKATRFDAAGAILLASENAMKVALEAVQALGGAGYTKDWPVERYMRDAKLLDIGAGTNEIRRMLIGRELIGA comes from the coding sequence ATGAGTGATTTCGATTTCGCCCTGGGTGAGCATGCGGACATGATCCGCGAAAGCACCGCCCGTTTCGCCGCCGATCATATCGCCCCGCTGGCGGCAGAGATCGACGCCAAGGACTGGTTTCCCCGCGACCTGTGGCCCGCCATGGGCGCGCTTGGCCTGCACGGCATCACCGTGGATGAGGCGGATGGCGGCCTGGGCCTGGGTTATCTGGAGCATGTGGTGGCGCAGGAGGAAGTGGCGCGGGCCTCCGCCTCCATAGGTCTCAGCTATGGCGCGCATTCCAATCTCTGCGTCAACCAGATCCGCCGCTGGGGCAATGACGCGCAGAAGGCGCGCTATCTGCCCAAGCTGATTTCCGGCGAGCATGTCGGCAGCCTTGCCATGTCGGAGGCTGGCGCCGGGTCCGATGTCGTGTCGATGAAGCTGAAGGCCGAGAAGAAGGGCGATCGCTACGTCCTCAACGGCACGAAGTTCTGGATCACCAATGCGACCGAGGCCGACACGCTGGTCGTCTATGCCAAGACCGGCGAGGGCTCCAAGGGCATCACCACCTTCCTGATCGAGAAGGGCTATAAAGGCTTTTCGATCGGCCAGAAGATCGACAAGGTCGGCATGCGCGGCAGCCCGACCGCCGAACTGGTGTTCGACGATTGCGAAGTGCCCGAAGAGAATATCATGGGGCCGCTCAACGGCGGCGCGGGCGTGCTGATGTCGGGCCTCGACTATGAGCGCACCGTGCTTGCCGGCATCCAGCTCGGCATCATGCAGGCCTGCCTCGACACGGTGCTGCCCTATGTCCGCGAGCGCAGGCAGTTCGGCAAGCCGATCGGCGCGTTCCAGCTGATGCAGGCCAAGGTCGCCGACATGTATGTCGCGCTCAACAGTGCGCGCGCCTATGTCTATGCCGTGGCGCGCGCCTGCGACGCGGGCAAGGCCACACGCTTCGACGCGGCCGGCGCCATCCTGCTCGCCAGCGAAAATGCGATGAAGGTCGCGCTGGAAGCGGTGCAGGCGCTGGGCGGCGCGGGTTACACGAAGGACTGGCCGGTCGAGCGTTATATGCGCGACGCCAAATTGCTCGACATTGGTGCCGGCACCAACGAGATCCGCCGGATGCTGATCGGCCGCGAACTGATCGGCGCGTGA